GTCGCAGCCGACTACGATTCCGTACTGGAATATGAAGACCAGGCCGCTGGCGCCCTGGGACTGCTGCGACACCATATTTTGGAGCTGTCTAATCCTCCGACCACCGGTACAGGTGTTCGTGTAGAGCCGCCGCCCATACAACCTACCAGCGCGCTGCCTTCTGGCGAGAACGGTCCCCAAGTGAGTGCCCCTGCCGCACTTGGACCAAGACTGCCCAAATTGGACCTAATGAGATTCGATGGATCAACGATGAAGTGGCAGTCGTTTTGGGACGTGTTCCGCCACAACGTGCATGATAACTCCCGTCTCAGTGACATCGTGAAGTTCCAGTATCTCCACTCTCTTCTGGACGGCCCGGCAGCCAAGGCTATCGCAGGGATCCTTACCACCGAGAACAGTTCCGCCGATGCCATTGAGATTCTCAAGGAACGCTTCGGGAACGCCAAGATCATCGAGGCAAAGTACCTTGAGAACCTGCGTACCCTCACTCCGGTGAGCTCTTCGACCCATGTCACGGGATTGCGGAACCTGTACGATTTAGTACAGGCGAATATAAGAGGACTGAGAGGTCTCGGAGTTCCTGCGTCGTCGTATGCAGCAATGCTCGGCGAAGTTTTAACGAAAGCCATCCCTCAAGACGTCATGGTAAATTACCATAGACACAGAAGCCTTAAGGCAAATGACGATCGGAACTTAAGGCCAACAGCGGAGGAAGACCTTGAAGATCTCCTGCAGTATTTTCGCGTCGAGGTTGACTGCAGGGAGAGAACAGCTCACGGTCTATTAGAGGGATCCAGCAGACAGTACCTGCTGCCCGGATCCGGTCGCCGACAGACACCACCGTCATCGGCAGCAGTGCTTAAGAACAGTGCCACTGAAACGTGCGTCTTTTGCGAGAAGTGTCATGCAACATCAGAGTGTGACTCCTCCTTGGACCACAACGAGAAAAGGCGTCTGCTCATGGCAAGCGGCAGCTGTTTCCGGTGCACTACCAAGGGGCATCGGGCCCAGGATTGCCGCCGCAAGGTTAGTTGCACACACTGCGCTGGCAGACATGCCTCATCTATGTGTTATAAGAACAGATCACAGGCGGTTACACCTGAACCAAAGCAGTCTCTCAGCAGCGCGTCGATGCATGCTACACAAGTAGGCAGCAAGAGCCATTGCAGATTTGACACTGCTATTCTACTTCAGACGTTTAGAGCATGGATGCGGGGCCGCAATCTTTGTTGCTATGTACGAGGCATTCTTGACAGCGGCAGCCAACGTACTTTTGTTAGCCAAGAATTATCGCGCAAACTGAAGCTAGAAGTCATAGATGAAGTCGACTTATGCATACGCATCTTTGGCCATCAAAGTCCCAGCCGCACTGCTCGACGAAAGATAGTTAAGCTTGCACTGAAGAGTCAGTTTGACGGGACCCTTGTGGAAATTGAGGCTATTGAAATCCCGCACATTTGCGAGGATATTGTGGAGATTCCGCATGACAACGACTTTGTGAAGATAATAAAGAGTCGTTGTAGGCCCCTCGCTGACGCGGTTGATTATCCTGGAGCACTACAGGAACCAGGAATTAGTTTGCT
This genomic stretch from Dermacentor silvarum isolate Dsil-2018 chromosome 2, BIME_Dsil_1.4, whole genome shotgun sequence harbors:
- the LOC125943556 gene encoding uncharacterized protein LOC125943556, which encodes MSDDEVAADYDSVLEYEDQAAGALGLLRHHILELSNPPTTGTGVRVEPPPIQPTSALPSGENGPQVSAPAALGPRLPKLDLMRFDGSTMKWQSFWDVFRHNVHDNSRLSDIVKFQYLHSLLDGPAAKAIAGILTTENSSADAIEILKERFGNAKIIEAKYLENLRTLTPVSSSTHVTGLRNLYDLVQANIRGLRGLGVPASSYAAMLGEVLTKAIPQDVMVNYHRHRSLKANDDRNLRPTAEEDLEDLLQYFRVEVDCRERTAHGLLEGSSRQYLLPGSGRRQTPPSSAAVLKNSATETCVFCEKCHATSECDSSLDHNEKRRLLMASGSCFRCTTKGHRAQDCRRKTYQFLNYGTTALEGSTLQT